One genomic window of Struthio camelus isolate bStrCam1 chromosome 1, bStrCam1.hap1, whole genome shotgun sequence includes the following:
- the POGLUT1 gene encoding protein O-glucosyltransferase 1 isoform X2, which produces MGRAAVALWALAAAAVWRPVAAAGGPADAKWKTITDQINKALEVYKPCVKENCSCHQSVWKQDLAPFQGGISKEIISNVVSRKLGTHYQIIKNKLYREHDCMFPARCSGVEHFLLGIISRLPDMEMVINVRDYPQVPKWMKPIIPVFSFSKTPEYNDIMYPAWTFWEGGPAVWPIYPTGLGRWDLMREDLRRSAEKWPWMKKISKGYFRGSRTSPERDPLILLSRENPELVDAEYTKNQAWKSEKDTLGKPPAKEIPLVDHCKYKELLQFVKENDAIAQEISERGRQFITEHLQIEDISCYWEHLLSEYSQALTYKVKRKNNYNEITSERLKTEL; this is translated from the exons atggggcgggcggcggtggccctgtgggcgctggcggcggctgcCGTGTGGCGGCcggtggccgcggcgggcggcccggcag ATGCCAAATGGAAAACAATAACTGACCAAATTAACAAAGCTTTGGAGGTCTATAAGCCATGTGTGAAGGAGAATTGCAGCTGTCACCAAAG CGTCTGGAAGCAGGACCTGGCTCCTTTTCAAGGTGGCATTTCCAAGGAGATAATATCAAATGTGGTGAGCCGGAAGCTTGGAACACACTACCAAATCATTAAGAACAAGTTGTATCGTGAGCATGACTGCATGTTCCCTGCAAG ATGCAGTGGAGTTGAGCATTTTCTTCTGGGGATCATCAGCCGCCTCCCAGACATGGAGATGGTGATCAATGTGAGAGACTACCCCCAGGTCCCCAAGTGGATGAAGCCCATTATCCCAGTCTTCTCCTTCAGTAAG ACACCTGAGTACAATGATATCATGTATCCTGCCTGGACGTTTTGGGAAGGAGGACCAGCTGTTTGGCCAATTTACCCAACAGGTTTAGGGCGCTGGGACCTCATGAGAGAGGACCTCAGAAG atctgCAGAAAAATGGCCATGgatgaaaaaaatctccaaaggATATTTCCGAGGATCCAG AACGAGCCCTGAGAGAGATCCCCTCATTCTGCTGTCCCGAGAAAACCCAGAACTCGTTGATGCTGAGTACACTAAAAACCAGGCCTGGAAATCTGAAAAG GATACCCTAGGGAAACCTCCTGCAAAGGAAATTCCACTGGTTGATCACTGCAAATACAA GGAGCTATTGCAGTTTGTAAAGGAAAATGATGCCATAGCACAAGAAATTTCGGAGAG GGGACGCCAGTTCATCACTGAGCACTTGCAGATAGAGGATATCTCTTGCTACTGGGAGCATCTGCTGTCTGAGTATTCCCAAGCCTTGACTTACAAAGTGAAAAGGAAGAACAACTACAACGAGATTACTTCAGAACGACTGAAAACAGAACTGTAG
- the POGLUT1 gene encoding protein O-glucosyltransferase 1 isoform X1, translated as MGRAAVALWALAAAAVWRPVAAAGGPADAKWKTITDQINKALEVYKPCVKENCSCHQSVWKQDLAPFQGGISKEIISNVVSRKLGTHYQIIKNKLYREHDCMFPARCSGVEHFLLGIISRLPDMEMVINVRDYPQVPKWMKPIIPVFSFSKTPEYNDIMYPAWTFWEGGPAVWPIYPTGLGRWDLMREDLRRSAEKWPWMKKISKGYFRGSRTSPERDPLILLSRENPELVDAEYTKNQAWKSEKDTLGKPPAKEIPLVDHCKYKYLFNFRGVAASFRFKHLFLCGSLVFHVGEEWLEFFYPQLKPWVHYIPVKSDLSDVRELLQFVKENDAIAQEISERGRQFITEHLQIEDISCYWEHLLSEYSQALTYKVKRKNNYNEITSERLKTEL; from the exons atggggcgggcggcggtggccctgtgggcgctggcggcggctgcCGTGTGGCGGCcggtggccgcggcgggcggcccggcag ATGCCAAATGGAAAACAATAACTGACCAAATTAACAAAGCTTTGGAGGTCTATAAGCCATGTGTGAAGGAGAATTGCAGCTGTCACCAAAG CGTCTGGAAGCAGGACCTGGCTCCTTTTCAAGGTGGCATTTCCAAGGAGATAATATCAAATGTGGTGAGCCGGAAGCTTGGAACACACTACCAAATCATTAAGAACAAGTTGTATCGTGAGCATGACTGCATGTTCCCTGCAAG ATGCAGTGGAGTTGAGCATTTTCTTCTGGGGATCATCAGCCGCCTCCCAGACATGGAGATGGTGATCAATGTGAGAGACTACCCCCAGGTCCCCAAGTGGATGAAGCCCATTATCCCAGTCTTCTCCTTCAGTAAG ACACCTGAGTACAATGATATCATGTATCCTGCCTGGACGTTTTGGGAAGGAGGACCAGCTGTTTGGCCAATTTACCCAACAGGTTTAGGGCGCTGGGACCTCATGAGAGAGGACCTCAGAAG atctgCAGAAAAATGGCCATGgatgaaaaaaatctccaaaggATATTTCCGAGGATCCAG AACGAGCCCTGAGAGAGATCCCCTCATTCTGCTGTCCCGAGAAAACCCAGAACTCGTTGATGCTGAGTACACTAAAAACCAGGCCTGGAAATCTGAAAAG GATACCCTAGGGAAACCTCCTGCAAAGGAAATTCCACTGGTTGATCACTGCAAATACAA GTACCTGTTTAATTTCCGGGGAGTGGCTGCCAGCTTCCGGTTCAAACATCTTTTCTTGTGTGGTTCACTTGTGTTTCACGTTGGAGAAGAGTGGTTGGAGTTCTTCTACCCCCAGCTGAAGCCTTGGGTCCACTACATCCCAGTCAAATCAGACCTCTCTGATGTCAG GGAGCTATTGCAGTTTGTAAAGGAAAATGATGCCATAGCACAAGAAATTTCGGAGAG GGGACGCCAGTTCATCACTGAGCACTTGCAGATAGAGGATATCTCTTGCTACTGGGAGCATCTGCTGTCTGAGTATTCCCAAGCCTTGACTTACAAAGTGAAAAGGAAGAACAACTACAACGAGATTACTTCAGAACGACTGAAAACAGAACTGTAG